Proteins co-encoded in one Leptodactylus fuscus isolate aLepFus1 chromosome 4, aLepFus1.hap2, whole genome shotgun sequence genomic window:
- the MSC gene encoding musculin isoform X1 produces MSTGSVSDTEDLLEFRVLELQYRKTKGGAGCSDLLLDHSTDNSEEDGIADTSAGKKKRECRSQQSPDKKQTPRSSKECKQSQRNAANARERARMRVLSKAFSRLKTSLPWVPPDTKLSKLDTLRLASSYIAHLRQLLQDDRYDNSYVHPVNLTWPFVISGRLECDPKDIPVSSRLCGATA; encoded by the exons ATGTCCACAGGGTCTGTGAGTGACACTGAGGATCTGCTGGAGTTCAGAGTGCTGGAGCTTCAGTACAGAAAAACTAAAGGAGGAGCAGGATGCAGTGACCTGCTGCTGGACCACTCCACTGACAACTCAGAAGAAGATGGCATCGCTGACACCTCCGCTGGCAAGAAGAAGAGGGAGTGCAGGAGCCAACAAAGCCCCGACAAGAAGCAAACTCCCAGGTCATCCAAGGAATGCAAGCAATCCCAAAGAAATGCAGCCAATGCCAGGGAGAGAGCCCGCATGAGAGTGCTGAGTAAAGCCTTCTCCAGGCTCAAGACCAGCCTGCCCTGGGTGCCCCCTGACACCAAGCTCTCCAAGCTGGACACCCTGAGACTGGCCTCCAGCTACATTGCCCATCTCAGGCAGCTGCTGCAGGACGACAGATATGACAATAGCTATGTGCATCCTGTCAACCTG ACATGGCCATTTGTAATTTCGGGAAGGCTGGAATGTGATCCCAAGGACATCCCTGTATCCTCCAGGCTTTGTGGGGCCACAGCTTAG
- the MSC gene encoding musculin isoform X2, with protein sequence MSTGSVSDTEDLLEFRVLELQYRKTKGGAGCSDLLLDHSTDNSEEDGIADTSAGKKKRECRSQQSPDKKQTPRSSKECKQSQRNAANARERARMRVLSKAFSRLKTSLPWVPPDTKLSKLDTLRLASSYIAHLRQLLQDDRYDNSYVHPVNLVRMKLPYSQHQSASRAAS encoded by the exons ATGTCCACAGGGTCTGTGAGTGACACTGAGGATCTGCTGGAGTTCAGAGTGCTGGAGCTTCAGTACAGAAAAACTAAAGGAGGAGCAGGATGCAGTGACCTGCTGCTGGACCACTCCACTGACAACTCAGAAGAAGATGGCATCGCTGACACCTCCGCTGGCAAGAAGAAGAGGGAGTGCAGGAGCCAACAAAGCCCCGACAAGAAGCAAACTCCCAGGTCATCCAAGGAATGCAAGCAATCCCAAAGAAATGCAGCCAATGCCAGGGAGAGAGCCCGCATGAGAGTGCTGAGTAAAGCCTTCTCCAGGCTCAAGACCAGCCTGCCCTGGGTGCCCCCTGACACCAAGCTCTCCAAGCTGGACACCCTGAGACTGGCCTCCAGCTACATTGCCCATCTCAGGCAGCTGCTGCAGGACGACAGATATGACAATAGCTATGTGCATCCTGTCAACCTGGTAAGAATGAAGCTCCCATACAGCCAGCACCAGTCGGCTTCAAGGGCTGCATCATG A